AGAAATTCTCCTGACATCTAAGCACGGTCAAACAAGGATATTGGATTTTTCCTTAAAGCTGAATTTAAATGAAAACATGCATCTTGCCATTTTCAGAGATATAACTGAAAGGAAGGAGCTTGAAGAACGGCTGCGGAAGTCAGACACACTAAATGTGGTTGGAGAGCTTGCCGCGGGCATAGCTCATGAAATACGCAACCCGATGACAGCCCTTAAAGGCTTCATCCAGCTTCTTGAAGGCAGTGTAAAAGACGATTTCAGCATGTATTTTAATGTCATTAAATCAGAATTGAACCGGATTGAATCGATTATCACGGAATTTCTTGTTCTCGCAAAACCACAAGCCATCCACTTTGAGCAAAACAGCATCGTAAAAATTATGAAAGATACAATGGAGCTTCTAAACGCACAGGCCATATTTTCAAATGTTCAGATGGAGCTCATTACCGATGGCGAAATTCCTTCCATCTATTGTGAGCCAAATCAAATGAAACAGGTGTTTATCAATATATTGAAAAATGCTATTGAAGTGATGCCGGGCGGAGGCAAAGTCCTAACGATTCTTAAAATGAAGGGGCCGGACAGTCTTTGTATATCCATTAAGGATGAAGGAAATGGAATACCTGAAGATAAGCTTAAAAGACTGGGGGAACCCTTCTATACAACGAAGGATCGGGGTACTGGCCTCGGACTTATGGTAAGCTATAAAATAATAGAAGAACATCGCGGGAAGGTGAAAGTGGAAAGTCAGGTAGGAAAAGGGACGACGTTCTACATTACCCTTCCCGCAGGGACGAATGAGGTGTGAAAAATGAAAGGTTTCATTCAATACAACTCACCGATTGGTGTGCTGACGATTGTTTCAGACGGGACTTCAATTACGCAGGTTCTGCTTCCGGAAACGGAGCTTTCTCCATTCAATGGGGAACCTGCAGAATACCCTGTCCTGATTGAAGCGAGAAAACAGCTTCAGGAATATTTCAGCGGAATACGGACTCATTTTGAGCTTCCTTTTTCTACAGAAGGAACGCCATTTCAAATGAGGGTTTGGGATGCGCTTAGAGAAATTCCTTTCGGGGAATCTCTCAGCTATGCAGAACTAGCACAAAAGGCCGGCAGTCCAAAGGCTGTCCGGGCTGTGGGTCAAGCGAACAAAGCAAATAAACTGCCAATTCTTGTGCCATGTCACAGAGTAATCGGAAAAAACAAATCGCTAACGGGTTATGCAGGAACGAAAACCGATCTGAAAGCGATTCTGCTGGGATTGGAAAAGGTAGAGTTTAGATAATCTGTTTCAATAAGATGTAAGACCGGGTGTTATAGGACATCCGGTTTTTTTTGTTTTTTGATTAGAAAATAATGTTTTAAAGGAGCAGCGGGTCAGATGAGGCCTTAAAGCTAAAATCGGGTATATCCATTCAATCGTGCCTATGCAGCAAACTTTAATTTTAAGGTTTGATATGCCGCTTGTCACAAATGTGACAAAGCGACATATTATTTAGTAAAACTAAAAAAGTTGCCCTAGGGAAAAAGGAGGAGGAATCATGATTAAACCTGGCAGAACGGCAAAGGTTGCAGCATATGCGGTTCTTTTTCATAAGATGAATCTGCTTTCCAAAGAGCAAACGGATGCGATTGTTAAGCTGCAGAAATAATTGACAAATCAAACTGATAAGATTATTATCTAATTAGATATATGTCTAATGAGGAGATGTGCATGTGCAGCTAAATCGTTTAGTCCAATTTCATAAAGCAATGGGTGACCCTACCAGGCTGAGGATCATTGCAATCCTATCCGATGGTCCTAAGCACGGTCAGGCTCTGGCGGGGATATTAGGCCTCACCCCTCCAACCATCACCCACCATTTGACCAAATTAAAAGAGATGAATCTAGTTCATCA
The Metabacillus sp. FJAT-52054 genome window above contains:
- a CDS encoding methylated-DNA--[protein]-cysteine S-methyltransferase; this encodes MKGFIQYNSPIGVLTIVSDGTSITQVLLPETELSPFNGEPAEYPVLIEARKQLQEYFSGIRTHFELPFSTEGTPFQMRVWDALREIPFGESLSYAELAQKAGSPKAVRAVGQANKANKLPILVPCHRVIGKNKSLTGYAGTKTDLKAILLGLEKVEFR